GTTACCGAAGTAACCACGTAATCGAAACGCTCGCGCTGCAGGCCGGGAAGAATGCCCTGCCAGGGCAGGTCCATGCGGATCAGCTCGACGTCTGGCAGCTCTTGCATGATGTGCGCCATCATGTCGGCTGAGTAACCCACGATCTCGCCATCTTCCACGAACTCGAAGGGCGGGAAACGCGCTTCCGTGCCAACCGTAAACTGACCGTCCGCCTTGATCTGCTCGAGCAACTCAGCGTGTGAAGTAGAAATTGCGAACGTGGTAGCCATCGCCACTGCCGTGACGGTCGCTGTGACTCGTTTTTGGTGGTTAAGCACCATGATCTGCACCTCCGGTTGAATGCGGGCCGCCTTGATCGCTGAACCCGTTGCACATCAGGTAACCACTTTCATCTCGACGATAAAACTGATATTTACTTATGCTTACTGCAATTTATTTGAAGTAAGGCGCACCATTAAGGAGCATGCATGAAGCCGTCAGCCGCGGATCTGAAGAATCTGGCGGTATTCAGAGCGGTCGCCGAGCACCATGGCTACCCCGGTGCCCAGACCGCTCTGAATATGAGTCAGTCGGCGATCAGCTTTCACATCAAAGCGCTTGAGGAAAGGGTCGGATTCCAGATCTGCCGCCGAGGCCGTCAGGGTTTCGAGCTCACCGACCGGGGCCGGGTGGTTTACGACCGAGCCAAGGCCCTGCTGGCACAGGTGGAAGATTTCGACAGCGAAATGGGCGAGTTGCGCAGAACGGCCACAGGTACTTTGAGGCTCGGACTGGTGGACAACATGATATCCGACCGTCACCTGCGCATGGACGAAGTGGTAAGAGAGTTCCTGCGCAAAAATCACCGTGCTCGTCTGGACATCCGCGTCAATAGTCCAGACGAGTTGGCGTTGGACATCGCCAACGGCGAGTTGCAACTGGGCATTCTTCCAGAAATGAGCCAGATGGAAGGCCTACAGTACAGACGCATTTACACCGAGCTTCACAGCCTTTACTGCGCCGACCGACATCCACTCTTCCAAGTGCCGGATACTGAGCTAACAATCGATGAGATCGCTCGACACACCTTCGTAGTCCGCCCCTATGCAAACCTGCGCGAGCTCCAGCAGTTCCCGGACGCCCGGGTCGGCGCTCATGCCTCGAACATGGAAGCGCAGGCCCTATTTATCCTCACTGGATATTTTATTGGCACCATGCCGGATCACTTCGCGAAGCAATGGGTGAAGGAGAGGCGGATGCGTGCGCTCTTGGCCGAGACGGTGGGCATCCAGTCTCCGTTCTGTGTGGTCACTCGAAGTGAGCGGCGACCGTCACTGATCGCCCGAAACTTTATCCAGGAGTTGGTAGCCAATTCCTGGGCCCAGCTCCATGACGATCATGATTCGAAGGCGTAAGGAGGAGTTCGCTGGGACCGCTCGTCGAGCTATGGATGCGTTGCATGTCGTGCCGGCGGTGACCCTTATGCCGGTTCCGACCCAATGCCGATGAACTGACCCGTTGCCGCCGATCACAAGCTCGGTGATGAACGGCTGTTCTGTAGGTGGGTGCTCCTCTGTGTTCCCGGCGGCTTGAGTTCATACGCGTAGTTGTTGCGTGATGCGCAACATGCTACCGTCCGCCTATGATCAAATCGTTCCGTCACAAGGGATTGAAGCGGTTCTATGAGTCCGGCAGCACGGCAGGAATCCAGCCGCAGCATGCGAAACGCTTGCGCATGCTGCTGGCTGCGCTGGAGACCGCTGCAATGATCGAGGATATGAACGTGCCCGGGTTCCGTCTGCATCGGCTCCGCGGGCGTCATAAGAACCGCTGGTCCGTTTGGGTTAACGGGAGTTGGCGGCTGACATTCGAATTCCGTGACGGAAATGCATATGTACTCGACTACGAGGATTATCACTGATGACGATGCACAACCCGCCGCATCCAGGGGTGTTCATTCGCGAGGTCTATCTTGAGCCTTTCGGACTCAGTGCGCGGCAATTGGCCAGCAGCATGGGTGTTTCGCCGTCAACCTTGTCGCGTGTGTTAAAGGGGACGAGTGGAATCAGTCCGGAAATGGCGCTTAGGCTTTCCAAGACGCTGGGGCGCTCCCCGGAGAGTTGGCTTGCCATGCAGGATATGCACGACCTCTGGGAAGCGAAACAGCGTGTCGACCTTGGCAATGTCCGAGCCATACCGTTCAACGCCGCCTGATAGCGTCGGCTGATCCGTTATCGACCCGAAGGCGTTATTGGACTGCAGTCGCCGAACGGCCGCTATCGCTGACCGCAACTCCGACCAAGACTAATAATCCCGGGATTCTGATAACCTAAGGGAGTCACGTCAGCGGCCTCAGGTGCGGTCCATGCAGACAGCCAAACAGGAAGTCCAGGAACTCCTCCGGAACCTTCCGGACGACAGCAGTTATGAGGATATCCAGTACCACCTTTATGTTCTGGAGAAAGTCAGGCGTGGCGAGGCCCGTGCCGAGACAGAGGGCACCGTATCTCATCAAGAGGCCGTGGACCGTCTCTCGAAATGGCGTACGAAGTAAAATGGTCACCGGAGGCGGTTGAGGACGTCGAAGCCATTGCTGCGTGGATAGGCAGAGATTCGCCGCAGCACGCCGAGGCCCTCGTTGATCGACTGCTGCAGGTGGTTGCCGCCCTTGACCACAATCCCTTTCGCGGCAGAGTGGTTCCGGAGTTCGAGGACTCCTCTTATCGTGAGACTTTCGTTTTCAGCTACCGGGTGATCTACCGAGTCGATCCAGCCGCTGTCGTTGTGATCGCGATCGTTCATGGCAAGCGCTTACTGGAGAACATTCCACGCAGGGAATAAATCCGGTCCGACGAGCGACAACCCCGCCACAAGTGAACACTCCGATCCCTCCTTTACCGCGAGCCATATGCGGTCGGTCAGAGGCAACACACAGATGACCGCTCCGGGTCGGGACAGCGCCCCTCCGTGGACGCGGCCCGACGACTTATCCCGCTAGACTTCCGTCTGTTCCGACATCTCAAGTGCGTCGTCCACCTCGATTCCGAGGTACCGGACGGTACTTTCGAGTTTGGTATGGCCAAGAAGGAGCTGCACGGCGCGGAGATTCCGTGTGCGCCGGTACACCAAGGTCGCCTTGGTTCGGCGAAGCGAATGGGTGCCGTACTCGGCAGGGTCGAGCCCGAGTTGGGTAACCCAGGATTTTACGATTCTTGCGTACTGCCGGGTGGAGATTTGCGGCGAACCGTGGATGCGGCTCGGGAACAGGTACCCGTCGGATCTCAAGCCGGCCTCGTCGACCCACTCCTCGACCGCTCGTCGGGTATTGGGTGTGAGTTCAAACTGGACAGGTCGCCCAGTCTTTTGCTGGATGACGGCGGCCCGCGTTACTGCTTTTCCGCCGTGAACGACATCTCGGACCTGGAGGCTGACGAGATCACAGCCTCGGAGTTTGCTGTCTATCGCGAGGTTGAACAGAGCGAGCTGCCGTGTGTTCTGGTCGAGCTGAAGCCGGATGCGAATGCCCCAGACTT
The DNA window shown above is from Aquisalimonas sp. 2447 and carries:
- a CDS encoding LysR family transcriptional regulator — protein: MKPSAADLKNLAVFRAVAEHHGYPGAQTALNMSQSAISFHIKALEERVGFQICRRGRQGFELTDRGRVVYDRAKALLAQVEDFDSEMGELRRTATGTLRLGLVDNMISDRHLRMDEVVREFLRKNHRARLDIRVNSPDELALDIANGELQLGILPEMSQMEGLQYRRIYTELHSLYCADRHPLFQVPDTELTIDEIARHTFVVRPYANLRELQQFPDARVGAHASNMEAQALFILTGYFIGTMPDHFAKQWVKERRMRALLAETVGIQSPFCVVTRSERRPSLIARNFIQELVANSWAQLHDDHDSKA
- a CDS encoding type II toxin-antitoxin system RelE/ParE family toxin, whose product is MIKSFRHKGLKRFYESGSTAGIQPQHAKRLRMLLAALETAAMIEDMNVPGFRLHRLRGRHKNRWSVWVNGSWRLTFEFRDGNAYVLDYEDYH
- a CDS encoding HigA family addiction module antitoxin, whose translation is MTMHNPPHPGVFIREVYLEPFGLSARQLASSMGVSPSTLSRVLKGTSGISPEMALRLSKTLGRSPESWLAMQDMHDLWEAKQRVDLGNVRAIPFNAA
- a CDS encoding type II toxin-antitoxin system RelE/ParE family toxin yields the protein MAYEVKWSPEAVEDVEAIAAWIGRDSPQHAEALVDRLLQVVAALDHNPFRGRVVPEFEDSSYRETFVFSYRVIYRVDPAAVVVIAIVHGKRLLENIPRRE
- a CDS encoding tyrosine-type recombinase/integrase, producing MTTPNPPRQQATERAPWNKGHLIGPKPPLKLPEVWGIRIRLQLDQNTRQLALFNLAIDSKLRGCDLVSLQVRDVVHGGKAVTRAAVIQQKTGRPVQFELTPNTRRAVEEWVDEAGLRSDGYLFPSRIHGSPQISTRQYARIVKSWVTQLGLDPAEYGTHSLRRTKATLVYRRTRNLRAVQLLLGHTKLESTVRYLGIEVDDALEMSEQTEV